Genomic segment of Azospirillum sp. TSH100:
CCCGCTGCGGCTGGCGCCACATCATCAGCCTGCGCAAGGCCAACAAGAGAGAGGTGAAACACTATGGGTAAGACCACCCTCACCGACGCCGAACGCGCCGCCGCCATGGCGGCCATCGACTGGAAGCGCATCGACGCCATGACGGACGAGGACATCGCCCGCCAGATCGCCGAGAACCCCGACGCCGCCCCCGACCTGTCCGACGCCCCGCCCGAGCTGATCCACCCGGTCCACCCGCCCGGCGGCGTCAACGTCCGCGGCATCCGCGCCAAGTTCAACCTCACCCAGCGCCAGTTCGCCGACCGCTTCGGCTTCCCCCTCGGCTCGCTGCGC
This window contains:
- a CDS encoding DNA-binding transcriptional regulator, producing MGKTTLTDAERAAAMAAIDWKRIDAMTDEDIARQIAENPDAAPDLSDAPPELIHPVHPPGGVNVRGIRAKFNLTQRQFADRFGFPLGSLRDWEQGRYQPDPATQTLLFVIERDPELVATVVAQRNAA